From Hymenobacter sediminicola:
TTATGCCTTCCCTTACTCCCGAAACTATCCGCCGTACCTTCTGGCGTAGTGGGCCATGGCTACTGGCTGCGGCACTGATACTGGCTCTGCTGCCGTTTTTTGCATTGGCGTGGTACAGTCATCCTTCTTCCGACGATTTTCTGCTAGCCAATGGCCTCCGTGACCACGGCTTGCTAGGCTATCAGCGCTATATGTATCTCAACTGGACTGGCCGCTACAGTTCGGTACTGCTCTGGAGTCTGTTCAACCCGGTAGCGTATGGAGGCTGGGAGTTAACCTACCGCCTCCTGCCACTATTTTTCCTATTGGCGGCCCTAGTTACGTTCTATAGTATGCTGCGGGGGCTGCTGAGGTCATTCGTTTCAGTGCGTGCCCTTTGGCTGAGTAGTGCCACACTGCTGCTACTGCTGCTTTTTCAACTGCCTAGCACCGCTGAAGGCATTTATTGGGTGACAGGCATGTATAATTACCTGTTACCAGCTCTTTTTGCCTTGCTTCTACTCGTAATCCTGGCACGCTACGCCAGCACCTTGGAGCAGGCTGCTAAGCGGCGCTGGCTATTGGCGGCTGTGCTAGTGACAGTGTTCGTAATTGGAGCCAACGAGGTGCTGGCACTACCGCTGCTCGTTGCTCTAAGCTGCTTCACGATACTGCGGGCGTGGCAGCAGAAGCGCCTCCCGCTGGGGTATTCGCTGCTTACGATTGTTGCAGCGGTAGCCTGTGCGGTATCCTTCCTGGCCCCTGGCAACTATATCAGGATGGCGAGTGAGCCGCAACACTTCGGAGTTGCCAAAGCAGCAGTGCTGGCGGCAGCGGCGGCGGGCTACTGCGTTATAAACTGGCTCGGCAATGGTGTTCTGCTGGCGGTTACGCTGCTTCTGGCGCCGCTGAGCGCCAAACTAGCGCAACAGCCCGAGCTGCCACTGAACCAACTGACACGCAACCCGTTGTTGATTACCGCATTGCTGTTTGGACTACTGATTGTCGGGTTCTTTCCGAGTTTCTGGGCTACTGGCATGCCCATCCCATTGCGAGCCCGAAACATGCTCTATCTGTTTTTTCTGGTAGGCTGGTTTTTGCAGGCGCACGCCTGGATTCGCTATTTGCTTCACCAAGGCTGGTGGCCCCAGCAACCACTACCGGCATATGTATCGGTGCTGCTGGGGGCATGGCTGCTACTAGCCTTCGTAACCGACCACAATCTG
This genomic window contains:
- a CDS encoding DUF6056 family protein; the protein is MPSLTPETIRRTFWRSGPWLLAAALILALLPFFALAWYSHPSSDDFLLANGLRDHGLLGYQRYMYLNWTGRYSSVLLWSLFNPVAYGGWELTYRLLPLFFLLAALVTFYSMLRGLLRSFVSVRALWLSSATLLLLLLFQLPSTAEGIYWVTGMYNYLLPALFALLLLVILARYASTLEQAAKRRWLLAAVLVTVFVIGANEVLALPLLVALSCFTILRAWQQKRLPLGYSLLTIVAAVACAVSFLAPGNYIRMASEPQHFGVAKAAVLAAAAAGYCVINWLGNGVLLAVTLLLAPLSAKLAQQPELPLNQLTRNPLLITALLFGLLIVGFFPSFWATGMPIPLRARNMLYLFFLVGWFLQAHAWIRYLLHQGWWPQQPLPAYVSVLLGAWLLLAFVTDHNLRLRGPEQLANSNNSVLAYRDWLGGSAARYDAQLTARYRQLQAAPVNTICTVSALQEPPLSLSFLDLSAENPQDWTNQEYAKFFRKKEIRAVMQP